A region from the Rhodamnia argentea isolate NSW1041297 chromosome 7, ASM2092103v1, whole genome shotgun sequence genome encodes:
- the LOC125315932 gene encoding CYP enzymes assisting alcohol dehydrogenase-like: MMSSSGVITCKGVVCWGAEEEWKVEEIQVDPPKGSEVRMKMLLASVCHTDVLFSLGFPVPLYPRVLGHEGVGIVEGVGEEVKELKIGDVVIPAFLGECGECENCNSEKTNLCHRHPLSFTGVLPDGTSRMSIRGQTLYHVLSCSTWSEYTVSDANYVVKVDPDVALPHASFLSCGFSTGFGAAWMDSKVESGSSVAVIGLGAVGLGAIEGARVQGATTIIGVDKNGMKKDKGEAFGMTHFINPDDQQSSGNADSKSISEMVKNLTGGVGVDYCFECTGVPDLINQALEATKVGKGKAVVVGEGLHHFVQISVLNLLMGRTLKGTIFGGLKSKTHLPLLFHKSKTKEIQLDELLTHEIKLEDAPKTLEILKQPNCVKILIKI; this comes from the exons ATGATGAGCAGCTCAGGAGTGATAACATGCAAAGGGGTGGTGTGCTGGGGAGCAGAGGAGGAATGGAAAGTGGAGGAGATACAAGTGGATCCCCCAAAGGGGAGTGAAGTTAGGATGAAGATGTTGCTCGCCAGCGTTTGCCACACGGATGTCTTATTCTCCCTGGGTTTCCCTGTC CCGCTTTACCCTCGAGTTCTTGGCCATGAAGGTGTTGG GATCGTGGAAGGTGTTGGAGAGGAAGTAAAAGAGTTGAAGATAGGAGATGTGGTTATTCCCGCCTTCCTTGGAGAATGTGGAGAGTGTGAGAACTGCAACTCGGAGAAGACAAACTTATGCCACCGGCATCCCCTCTCTTTCACTGGCGTGCTGCCGGATGGCACGTCGAGAATGTCCATCCGAGGCCAGACCCTGTACCACGTTCTCTCTTGCTCCACCTGGTCCGAGTACACGGTGTCCGACGCCAATTATGTTGTGAAGGTTGACCCAGATGTAGCTCTGCCGCATGCTAGCTTCCTGTCGTGCGGATTCTCCACTGGGTTTGGGGCCGCTTGGATGGACTCTAAGGTCGAGAGTGGCTCCTCCGTGGCAGTGATCGGCCTCGGTGCTGTTGGACTCGGG GCCATAGAAGGAGCAAGAGTGCAAGGGGCGACAACCATAATCGGCGTGGACAAGAATGGGATGAAAAAGGACAAGGGAGAAGCCTTCGGCATGACTCATTTCATAAATCCAGATGATCAACAGTCCTCCGGTAATGCGGATTCGAAATCCATCTCCGAAatggtcaaaaacttgaccgGCGGAGTCGGGGTGGACTACTGCTTTGAATGCACTGGAGTACCCGACTTGATCAACCAGGCACTAGAAGCGACTAAAGTG GGAAAAGGCAAAGCAGTGGTGGTGGGTGAAGGGCTGCACCATTTTGTGCAGATTAGTGTCCTGAATCTGTTGATGGGGAGAACATTGAAGGGAACCATTTTTGGAGGCCTCAAAAGCAAGACCCACCTCCCCCTCCTCTTCCACAAATCCAAAACTAAG GAGATCCAACTTGATGAACTTCTGACCCACGAGATCAAATTGGAAGACGCACCAAAAACTCTTGAGATACTGAAACAGCCAAATTGCGTCAAGATTTTGATCAAGATTTAA
- the LOC115743552 gene encoding chaperone protein DnaJ, translating into MEPHDTAPPKDYYKILEVDYDATDDKIRLNYRKLALKWHPDKHKGDGVVTSKFQEINEAYSVLSDPVKRFDYDLTGIFEIEKYSLREYLARFKGMILTCNGLGIGHPSEGVEHLTNGGNIADE; encoded by the exons ATGGAACCTCATGATACCGCTCCTCCCAAG GATTACTACAAAATTTTGGAGGTGGATTATGATGCAACTGATGACAAAATCAGATTGAACTATCGGAAACTTGCATTG AAGTGGCATCCTGACAAACACAAGGGTGATGGTGTTGTGACCTCAAAATTCCAAGAGATTAATGAAGCTTATAGTG TGCTGAGCGATCCTGTCAAACGCTTTGACTATGACTTAACTGGGATTTTTGAGATCGAGAAGTATTCCTTGAGG GAGTATCTTGCCAGATTCAAAGGAATGATATTGACCTGTAATGGGCTTGGTATTGGTCATCCATCAGAAGG GGTAGAGCACTTGACCAATGGTGGTAACATTGCAGATGAATGA